The following coding sequences lie in one Apium graveolens cultivar Ventura chromosome 3, ASM990537v1, whole genome shotgun sequence genomic window:
- the LOC141714527 gene encoding U-box domain-containing protein 21-like: MTFSFRRRKASSARKIGLPESSSVVELTIPSHFRCPVSLDLMKDPVTLSTGITYDRESIEKWIESGNETCPVTNQVLETFELIPNHSIRKMIEDWSVDKKSYGIQRIPTPKVVLTSYDISDVSLKINVAVNNGDVDKCKELVRKINAWAKENERNKVIIIENGFGFVLSSSFDALANVSIEKHQGLLEEILSTLIWMFPLGLESQCKLVSPSSLRCMAWFLRSKNLSTKQNAVLAIKDLLSLDQQRAISLLEVDQDVLESLFCLLKEPICPASAKANSLMVMYHIITLPKTSEISTSRFLKMGLVSLLLEILVDSEKSLCQKALGVLDSICSTYEGREEARKNALTVPLIVKKILRVSAAATEFSVSILWKLCENGYGDALVEALEVGGFQKVLVALQMGCGEKTKVMATELLKWMNQNRKKLNCFESSADLRYLKKSY, encoded by the coding sequence GAACTCACAATTCCTTCACATTTCAGGTGCCCTGTGTCTCTTGACTTGATGAAAGATCCTGTTACACTGTCAACTGGAATTACCTACGACAGAGAAAGTATCGAAAAATGGATTGAATCAGGCAATGAAACCTGCCCTGTTACCAATCAAGTCTTGGAAACCTTTGAACTTATACCAAACCATTCCATCCGAAAGATGATCGAAGATTGGTCAGTGGACAAGAAATCTTATGGCATTCAAAGAATTCCAACCCCAAAAGTCGTTTTAACGTCGTATGATATTTCAGATGTTTCTTTGAAAATTAATGTTGCAGTCAATAACGGGGATGTAGACAAGTGCAAAGAATTGGTCAGAAAGATCAATGCATGGGCTAAAGAGAATGAAAGAAACAAAGTAATAATTATAGAAAATGGATTTGGCTTCGTGTTATCATCTTCATTCGATGCTCTTGCTAATGTTTCAATTGAGAAACACCAAGGTTTATTGGAAGAAATATTATCTACATTGATTTGGATGTTTCCGCTTGGCTTAGAGAGCCAATGTAAGCTTGTATCACCTTCATCTCTACGTTGCATGGCATGGTTTTTGAGAAGCAAAAATCTCTCCACCAAACAAAACGCAGTTTTAGCTATTAAAGATTTGCTTTCTTTGGATCAACAAAGGGCTATTTCATTGTTAGAGGTTGATCAAGATGTTCTTGAATCATTATTCTGTCTACTAAAAGAGCCCATTTGCCCTGCATCAGCAAAGGCGAATTCTCTAATGGTAATGTATCATATTATTACCCTCCCCAAAACAAGTGAAATTAGTACATCTAGATTTTTGAAAATGGGCCTAGTCTCTTTACTTCTAGAAATTCTTGTAGATTCTGAGAAAAGCCTGTGTCAGAAGGCTTTAGGAGTTCTGGATAGTATTTGTAGTACATATGAAGGGAGAGAAGAGGCTCGGAAAAATGCATTAACAGTGCCACTGATTGTTAAAAAGATTTTACGGGTGTCTGCAGCTGCAACAGAGTTTTCAGTGTCAATTTTGTGGAAATTGTGTGAAAATGGTTATGGAGATGCTTTGGTTGAAGCACTGGAAGTGGGAGGATTTCAAAAGGTATTGGTTGCTTTGCAAATGGGGTGTGGAGAGAAGACAAAGGTGATGGCTACTGAATTGTTAAAATGGATGAATCAAAATCGAAAGAAGCTGAATTGTTTTGAATCGTCGGCTGATTTGAGGTATCTCAAGAAGTCATATTGA